In the Arthrobacter sp. 31Y genome, one interval contains:
- a CDS encoding ALF repeat-containing protein, whose product MFSSFRATRRRVTAAVIAVVAGASLLFAAPAQAYDIPTFEVPHAAQAPVPFVERATDAAGVVELWKTGGPATRAAAATALVGGTDALQAFLDAGQDVTLAADRKQLVTELTTRGSAHVRSSAAEVLAANDPAKIEGFLATGWAETWKGDLRVAATFFLEYGNVHVELAASESLDKGDDAIEKFVLEGWRAKGFMTDRQAAFAVSASANPAVAAAAKAALMTGDGDVVADFLRYGQFVTAGRDAESTAVAALLQQVKTDIASNPNGTAAVADRAKTAVEQARSTASAARAADSSRLATDRDLLSSQATARRIEDETQMASQEPAKAAFAKAAREIPELLTKLDAPGADLDALINEARQATLDLALVGTPEVRKAAEAALVGGDVAVKEFITAGHDAASESDSEAFVGDRQRSFQLMAIGGEYVEKAAKAALKSASHADVRYFLEYGFDQARNLDNRIQTSYALDSTPEVRAAASVALDGSRADLEAFMTAGQAAATNRDAATTAHVASIDAMIAELAGLADTAAVDAGKAADAAKAAEAARQAEAARQAEAAAEAARQAEAARQAEAAAAGGQAAAGQVDLSQHSGTGVAPVVVPWPRDYAPAVGLAETGTPAEAAATPAATPSAAPSISVPPAASADKDSASVDSQSQEAATPLAASSAGMSGWTIGLIVALVLAAAGAITFLLRRKSAASA is encoded by the coding sequence TTGTTTTCTTCATTCCGCGCTACCCGGCGCCGTGTTACTGCTGCCGTGATAGCTGTTGTAGCTGGGGCTTCTCTGCTCTTCGCCGCTCCAGCCCAGGCCTACGACATTCCTACTTTTGAGGTGCCGCACGCCGCGCAGGCCCCCGTGCCGTTCGTTGAACGGGCTACCGACGCCGCCGGGGTTGTTGAACTGTGGAAGACGGGCGGCCCAGCAACCCGCGCTGCCGCTGCGACCGCGCTGGTGGGTGGCACAGATGCGCTTCAAGCATTCCTCGACGCCGGACAGGACGTCACTCTCGCCGCGGACCGCAAGCAGTTGGTCACCGAGCTGACGACGCGGGGGAGCGCGCACGTTCGGTCATCGGCTGCTGAAGTCCTGGCGGCGAATGACCCCGCGAAGATCGAAGGCTTCCTTGCTACGGGCTGGGCCGAGACGTGGAAGGGCGACCTCAGAGTTGCTGCGACGTTTTTCCTGGAGTACGGCAACGTTCATGTTGAACTCGCCGCCTCCGAGAGCCTCGATAAAGGCGATGATGCCATCGAGAAGTTTGTCCTTGAGGGCTGGCGCGCCAAGGGCTTTATGACAGATCGCCAAGCGGCTTTTGCCGTGAGCGCATCCGCGAACCCTGCGGTCGCTGCCGCTGCGAAGGCCGCGTTGATGACTGGTGACGGGGACGTTGTTGCCGACTTCCTTCGTTACGGCCAGTTTGTTACTGCCGGCCGCGACGCTGAGTCGACGGCTGTTGCCGCTCTCCTTCAGCAGGTCAAAACGGACATTGCTTCGAACCCCAACGGCACCGCAGCAGTCGCGGACCGTGCGAAGACCGCTGTCGAACAGGCCCGGAGCACCGCCTCGGCGGCAAGGGCGGCAGACTCATCGCGGCTCGCGACAGACAGGGACCTCCTCTCATCGCAGGCCACAGCGAGACGGATCGAGGACGAAACTCAGATGGCATCGCAGGAGCCGGCGAAGGCCGCCTTTGCAAAGGCGGCCCGTGAAATTCCGGAGCTCCTTACCAAGTTGGATGCCCCCGGAGCCGACCTTGACGCGCTGATCAACGAAGCCCGTCAGGCCACCCTGGATCTGGCCTTGGTGGGCACACCTGAGGTGCGTAAGGCGGCCGAGGCTGCCCTAGTTGGTGGCGACGTTGCAGTCAAGGAATTCATTACCGCCGGCCATGACGCTGCCAGCGAATCCGACAGCGAGGCTTTCGTTGGAGATCGGCAGCGTTCATTCCAGCTCATGGCAATCGGCGGCGAGTATGTAGAGAAGGCCGCCAAGGCCGCGCTCAAGTCAGCCAGCCACGCAGACGTTCGGTATTTCCTGGAATACGGCTTTGATCAAGCCCGGAACCTGGATAATCGCATCCAGACCAGTTATGCGTTGGATTCGACGCCGGAGGTTCGTGCGGCCGCGAGCGTTGCTCTTGATGGCAGCCGTGCAGATCTCGAGGCCTTCATGACCGCAGGCCAGGCCGCGGCTACGAATCGAGACGCGGCAACCACTGCCCACGTCGCTTCCATCGACGCCATGATCGCCGAGCTCGCTGGGCTTGCGGACACCGCAGCCGTCGACGCCGGTAAGGCGGCTGACGCTGCCAAAGCCGCGGAAGCGGCACGCCAGGCTGAAGCCGCCCGTCAGGCAGAGGCAGCCGCTGAAGCCGCACGACAGGCCGAAGCCGCTCGTCAGGCGGAAGCTGCCGCTGCTGGTGGGCAGGCTGCAGCTGGCCAGGTTGACCTTTCGCAGCACTCCGGAACGGGAGTAGCCCCGGTGGTGGTTCCTTGGCCTCGCGACTACGCTCCCGCCGTCGGGCTTGCCGAAACCGGTACGCCGGCCGAGGCGGCGGCAACACCTGCCGCCACTCCGTCGGCCGCGCCCAGCATTTCTGTGCCGCCGGCCGCGTCAGCTGATAAGGATTCCGCGTCCGTTGATTCGCAGTCGCAAGAGGCGGCCACTCCGCTGGCGGCTTCCTCTGCCGGGATGAGCGGCTGGACCATTGGGCTGATCGTGGCGCTGGTCCTGGCTGCGGCGGGCGCCATCACGTTCCTGCTTCGGCGGAAAAGTGCAGCTTCAGCGTAA
- a CDS encoding IclR family transcriptional regulator: MTTTPTAPGKATSKVPAAENTLRILKLLASRRGPMAASNIATALGLPRSSVYHLLGVMEANGFVLHLHEEQRYGLGISAFELSSAYSRQEPLSRLGRPMLASLVDVIGESAHLAVLHGRDVLYIVEERAKNRPSLVTDVGVRLPSHLTASGRAILAALPKSQVRALYPNAAAFTSRHEVEFPIMKYSALSSHLDQVRQRGYATENGEITPGFCSIAAAVTDHVGWPTAAVAVTFLEDKVPAEQWPVLAARIRKAADELSVRIHGRPGA; encoded by the coding sequence ATGACAACGACGCCAACCGCACCAGGCAAAGCCACGTCCAAAGTCCCGGCGGCCGAAAATACGCTGCGGATTTTGAAACTGTTGGCTTCGCGCCGCGGTCCCATGGCGGCGTCGAACATCGCCACTGCGCTGGGTTTGCCGCGATCGAGTGTGTATCACCTGCTCGGCGTGATGGAGGCGAATGGGTTCGTCCTGCATCTGCACGAGGAACAGCGCTATGGGCTGGGCATCAGCGCCTTCGAACTCAGCTCGGCGTACTCGCGGCAGGAGCCCCTGTCCCGGTTGGGACGTCCCATGCTCGCTTCCCTGGTGGACGTGATTGGTGAGAGCGCGCACTTGGCGGTGCTCCATGGCCGGGATGTTCTCTACATCGTGGAGGAACGCGCCAAGAACCGCCCCAGCCTGGTGACCGACGTCGGGGTCCGCCTGCCCAGCCACCTCACGGCGTCGGGCCGTGCCATCCTTGCCGCCCTGCCAAAGTCGCAGGTCCGTGCCCTGTATCCGAATGCTGCCGCGTTCACATCGAGGCACGAGGTGGAGTTCCCCATCATGAAGTACTCCGCGTTGTCGTCGCACCTGGACCAAGTGAGGCAGCGTGGCTACGCAACTGAAAACGGCGAAATCACGCCGGGATTCTGCTCCATAGCTGCCGCTGTGACGGACCATGTTGGGTGGCCGACGGCGGCAGTGGCCGTCACGTTCCTGGAGGACAAAGTGCCAGCTGAGCAGTGGCCGGTCCTTGCTGCACGCATCCGCAAGGCCGCCGACGAACTGTCGGTGCGAATCCACGGCCGTCCGGGGGCCTGA
- a CDS encoding SRPBCC family protein, whose amino-acid sequence MATYRVTTLVAAPPQRVFAVWTDLDRFSEWIGGVTRVTDRIGPPNQAGSRYTVWFGRMASPTEILAAEPPRHIRTRFGNAILKGESDVRFTAEGQGTRIDQEFVTRGFIAGIFGRLFALGSYKGSFQGELETFRKLVEKEASGQD is encoded by the coding sequence ATGGCAACGTACCGGGTGACAACCCTCGTCGCGGCGCCGCCCCAGCGCGTCTTCGCGGTGTGGACGGACCTGGACCGGTTCTCCGAATGGATCGGAGGAGTCACCCGCGTCACCGATCGCATTGGCCCGCCCAACCAGGCCGGCAGTCGCTACACCGTGTGGTTTGGACGTATGGCAAGCCCCACCGAAATCCTCGCCGCAGAGCCGCCACGGCACATCCGCACCCGCTTCGGCAATGCGATCTTGAAGGGCGAGTCAGATGTGAGATTTACGGCCGAGGGCCAGGGCACACGCATCGACCAGGAGTTCGTCACCCGCGGCTTCATCGCTGGGATTTTCGGCCGGCTTTTCGCCCTGGGTTCCTACAAAGGCAGCTTCCAAGGCGAGCTGGAGACCTTCAGGAAACTCGTCGAGAAGGAAGCCAGCGGGCAAGACTAA
- a CDS encoding urocanate hydratase, with product MAPADFTTGARPVKAARGTELTAKSWQTEAPLRMLMNNLDPEVAERPDDLVVYGGTGRAVRSWAAFDAITRTLETMEKDETLLVQSGKPVGVFRTHEWAPRVLLANSNLVGDWATWPEFRRLEAEGLMMYGQMTAGSWIYIGTQGILQGTYETFAAVGNKLAAEGRHPAPAVEGSTEGPLAGTLTLTGGCGGMGGAQPLAVTLNDGACLIVDVDETRLRRRAGKRYLDEVETDLDAAIAKVQKAKDERRGWSVGYVGNAAEVFPELLRRHKAGEVTFDVVTDQTSAHDPLSYLPEGITVAEWHTEAEADPEGFTKKAQASMARHVQAMVEFQDAGSEVFDYGNSIRDEARKGGYERAFEFPGFVPAYIRPLFCEGLGPFRWVALSGDPEDIAVTDKAIKELFPENMHLHKWLDAAADRVEFEGLPARICWLGYGERAKAGLLFNQLVKEGKVKAPIVIGRDHLDSGSVASPYRETESMADGSDAIADWPLLNALINTSSGATWVSIHHGGGVGIGRSLHAGQVSVADGTDLAAEKLERLLTNDPGMGVIRHVDAGYDRAVEVANERGVRIPMNEK from the coding sequence ATGGCACCCGCCGATTTCACTACTGGTGCCCGTCCGGTCAAGGCCGCCCGGGGTACTGAGCTCACCGCCAAGTCGTGGCAGACCGAAGCGCCGCTGCGCATGCTGATGAACAACTTGGATCCCGAGGTCGCTGAGCGCCCGGATGACCTGGTGGTTTATGGCGGCACGGGCCGTGCTGTCCGTTCCTGGGCCGCGTTTGATGCAATCACCCGGACCCTGGAGACCATGGAGAAGGACGAAACCCTCTTGGTCCAGTCGGGCAAGCCGGTGGGTGTGTTCCGCACCCATGAGTGGGCTCCCCGCGTTCTCCTCGCCAACTCCAACTTGGTGGGGGACTGGGCAACGTGGCCTGAGTTCCGCCGCCTCGAGGCCGAGGGTTTGATGATGTACGGCCAGATGACGGCCGGGTCCTGGATCTACATCGGCACCCAGGGCATCCTGCAGGGCACGTACGAGACGTTTGCCGCCGTCGGCAACAAGCTCGCCGCGGAGGGCCGCCATCCGGCACCCGCTGTGGAGGGTTCCACGGAAGGCCCGCTGGCCGGGACCCTGACCTTGACGGGTGGTTGTGGTGGCATGGGCGGGGCCCAGCCGCTGGCGGTAACCCTGAACGATGGTGCGTGCTTGATTGTCGACGTCGACGAAACCCGTCTGCGTCGCCGCGCTGGCAAGCGGTACTTGGACGAGGTCGAAACTGATCTGGATGCTGCGATCGCGAAGGTCCAGAAGGCCAAGGACGAGCGCCGCGGTTGGTCCGTAGGTTACGTGGGCAACGCCGCCGAGGTGTTCCCGGAGCTGCTCCGCCGCCACAAGGCCGGGGAAGTCACTTTTGATGTGGTCACGGACCAGACGTCCGCGCACGACCCGTTGTCGTACCTGCCCGAGGGCATCACGGTGGCTGAGTGGCACACCGAGGCTGAGGCTGATCCGGAAGGGTTCACCAAGAAGGCCCAGGCTTCCATGGCCCGCCACGTCCAGGCCATGGTGGAGTTCCAGGATGCCGGGTCTGAGGTGTTCGATTATGGCAACTCCATCCGTGATGAGGCACGCAAGGGCGGGTATGAGCGGGCGTTCGAGTTCCCCGGCTTCGTTCCGGCCTACATCCGTCCGTTGTTCTGTGAGGGCCTTGGCCCGTTCCGTTGGGTGGCTCTCTCCGGTGATCCGGAAGACATTGCCGTGACTGACAAGGCGATCAAGGAACTGTTCCCGGAGAACATGCACCTGCACAAGTGGCTCGATGCTGCTGCGGACCGCGTGGAATTCGAAGGGTTGCCGGCACGTATTTGCTGGCTCGGATATGGCGAACGCGCCAAGGCCGGCCTGCTGTTCAACCAGCTCGTGAAGGAGGGCAAGGTCAAGGCCCCGATCGTGATCGGCCGTGACCACCTGGACTCCGGTTCCGTGGCGTCGCCGTACCGGGAAACCGAGTCCATGGCCGACGGCTCGGACGCGATCGCTGACTGGCCGTTGCTCAACGCCCTGATCAACACCTCCTCGGGCGCCACCTGGGTGTCCATCCACCACGGCGGCGGTGTCGGCATCGGCCGGTCCCTGCACGCCGGACAGGTTTCCGTCGCCGACGGCACGGACCTGGCCGCGGAGAAGCTCGAGCGGCTCCTGACCAACGACCCCGGCATGGGCGTCATTCGACACGTCGACGCCGGCTATGACCGCGCCGTCGAGGTCGCCAACGAACGCGGCGTCCGCATCCCCATGAACGAGAAGTAG
- the hutH gene encoding histidine ammonia-lyase — protein MTITSSEQLTVTLGSSGVTPEDVVAVARHDAKVTISQDALDNVAKVRAHIDDLATSDVPAYGISTGFGALANRHIPNDLRTQLQKSLIRSHAAGMGPAVEREVVRGIMFLRAKTLASGRTGVRPVVLQTMVDVLNAGITPLVREFGSLGCSGDLAPLSHCALVLMGEGEAAGPDGELYGTAGKPPVAELLAQHGIEPVTLAEKEGLALVNGTEGMLGMLLMAIADIRMLLATADVTAALSVEALLGTDQVFLPELHAALRPHPGQAASADNMLRVLSNSPIVASHRINDTKVQDAYSLRCAPQVAGAVRDTVDHAALVASRELAAAIDNPVVLPDGRVTSNGNFHGAPVAYVLDFLAIAVADLSSIAERRTDRMLDPARSHGLPAFLAADPGVDSGLMIAQYTQAGLVSDNKRLAVPASVDSIPSSAMQEDHVSMGWHAARKLRKSVENLRRVLAVELVTSARAIDMRTQMSDGELTPGPAGTAVLEVLRDVVQGPGTDRFLSPELEAADRLVGSGAVRAAAESAVGILA, from the coding sequence ATGACAATTACCTCCAGCGAACAGCTCACCGTTACCCTCGGCTCAAGCGGGGTGACCCCGGAAGACGTCGTCGCCGTCGCCCGCCACGACGCCAAAGTGACCATCTCCCAGGACGCCCTGGACAACGTTGCCAAGGTTCGTGCGCACATTGATGATCTGGCTACCAGCGACGTCCCCGCCTACGGCATTTCCACGGGCTTCGGCGCGCTGGCCAACCGCCACATCCCGAATGACCTCCGCACCCAGTTGCAGAAGTCGCTGATCCGCAGCCACGCCGCCGGTATGGGCCCTGCCGTGGAACGCGAAGTGGTCCGCGGCATCATGTTCCTCCGCGCCAAGACCCTGGCATCGGGCCGCACCGGCGTCCGCCCCGTGGTCCTGCAGACCATGGTGGACGTCCTCAACGCCGGCATCACCCCGCTGGTCCGCGAGTTCGGTTCGCTGGGTTGCTCCGGCGATCTCGCCCCGCTGTCGCACTGTGCCCTGGTTCTCATGGGCGAAGGCGAAGCAGCAGGTCCCGACGGCGAACTGTACGGAACCGCTGGCAAGCCGCCTGTTGCTGAGCTGCTCGCCCAACACGGTATCGAGCCGGTAACCCTCGCCGAGAAGGAGGGCCTGGCCCTCGTCAACGGCACCGAAGGCATGCTCGGCATGCTCCTGATGGCCATCGCCGACATCCGCATGTTGCTTGCGACGGCGGACGTCACCGCGGCCCTCAGCGTGGAGGCCCTGCTGGGAACCGACCAGGTGTTCCTGCCCGAGCTCCACGCAGCCCTCCGTCCGCACCCCGGCCAGGCTGCCAGCGCGGACAACATGCTCCGGGTACTGTCCAACTCGCCCATCGTCGCTTCCCACCGGATCAACGACACCAAGGTTCAGGACGCCTATTCACTGCGTTGCGCACCGCAGGTTGCTGGCGCTGTCCGCGACACCGTGGACCATGCAGCGCTGGTGGCTTCCCGCGAACTCGCCGCAGCGATCGACAACCCCGTGGTCCTCCCGGATGGCCGCGTGACGTCCAACGGCAACTTCCACGGCGCTCCCGTGGCCTACGTCCTGGACTTTTTGGCCATCGCCGTCGCGGACCTGAGCTCCATCGCCGAGCGACGCACGGACCGCATGCTGGACCCGGCCCGCTCGCACGGCCTCCCGGCGTTCCTGGCTGCTGATCCCGGCGTCGATTCCGGCCTGATGATCGCCCAGTACACGCAGGCCGGACTGGTCTCGGACAACAAGCGCCTGGCTGTTCCGGCGTCGGTGGACTCCATCCCGAGCTCTGCGATGCAGGAAGACCACGTATCCATGGGCTGGCACGCGGCCCGGAAGCTGCGCAAGTCCGTGGAGAACCTCCGCCGGGTGCTCGCCGTCGAGCTTGTCACCAGCGCCCGCGCCATTGACATGCGGACGCAAATGTCCGACGGCGAACTCACCCCGGGTCCCGCCGGTACGGCCGTGCTTGAGGTGCTTCGTGACGTGGTTCAGGGCCCGGGCACCGATCGGTTCCTGTCACCGGAACTGGAAGCGGCTGACCGTTTGGTCGGCTCCGGTGCGGTCCGCGCGGCAGCCGAATCCGCCGTCGGGATTTTGGCCTGA
- a CDS encoding phosphogluconate dehydrogenase C-terminal domain-containing protein, with the protein MSAEQLTVAVVGAGGKMGMRVSRNLQKSTHNVFYSENSPAGQDRVRAEGREITATDDAVPTADVVILAVPDTVLGIVSEGVVPQMKPGAILLTLDPAAAYAGLLAKRDDVVQAVAHPCHPSVFLERTTKEEWADTFGGQGAPQNVVSAIDEDAPAATRDVAEAVIRTIYAPVIDVHWVTVKQLAILEPTLVETVACMIGTLLNEALYETVHTAGVPEEAAKAMLFGHVQIALTNALRGSNPFSEACEIAIQYGKDTIIKDDWKKIFDDSELDGVIAKMLKLDAVRR; encoded by the coding sequence ATGTCAGCAGAACAATTGACCGTCGCCGTTGTCGGAGCCGGTGGCAAAATGGGGATGCGCGTTTCCCGCAACCTCCAGAAGTCCACCCACAACGTCTTCTACAGTGAGAACTCCCCCGCCGGCCAGGACCGCGTCCGCGCCGAAGGCCGCGAAATCACCGCCACCGACGACGCCGTTCCCACGGCCGACGTGGTCATCCTCGCCGTACCGGACACCGTCCTCGGCATCGTGTCCGAGGGCGTCGTCCCCCAGATGAAGCCCGGCGCGATCCTCCTGACCCTCGATCCCGCCGCCGCGTACGCAGGCCTTTTGGCCAAGCGCGACGACGTCGTCCAGGCCGTCGCGCACCCCTGCCACCCGTCCGTGTTCCTGGAGCGCACCACCAAAGAAGAATGGGCCGACACCTTCGGCGGCCAGGGCGCCCCGCAGAACGTGGTCTCCGCGATCGACGAGGACGCACCCGCAGCAACCCGCGACGTAGCCGAAGCCGTCATCCGCACCATCTACGCACCCGTGATCGATGTTCACTGGGTCACCGTCAAGCAACTCGCCATCCTGGAACCCACCCTGGTGGAAACCGTGGCCTGCATGATCGGCACGCTGCTCAACGAAGCCCTCTACGAGACCGTCCACACCGCCGGCGTTCCCGAGGAAGCCGCCAAGGCCATGCTGTTCGGCCACGTGCAGATCGCCCTCACCAACGCACTGCGCGGATCCAACCCGTTCTCCGAAGCCTGCGAAATCGCCATCCAGTACGGCAAGGACACCATCATCAAGGACGACTGGAAGAAGATCTTCGACGACTCCGAACTCGACGGCGTGATCGCCAAGATGCTCAAGCTGGACGCCGTCAGGCGCTAA
- a CDS encoding sugar phosphate isomerase/epimerase family protein, whose protein sequence is MNGAGRIGLSSYAFFWQLSDQISQPLTIHDALRKAADLGVDLFQICDYAPLEDMNDDELVAVRTTADGLGITLEVGTKGIRPEHLEKFLHIAQVLGSDLLRTMFNVPGHTPDTEEAVKIFTDVLPEFQAAGVRIAVETYEQVPTERILDVVRHVNSPYLGICSDPANTVAALEMPRQVIDAVGPYVLNMHIKDFAFSRKQGWVGFTYSGAPLGEGLLDYDYMVEKIQPKERNINQIVEHWLPWQDTEAETIRLENQWTQQSLDFLRSK, encoded by the coding sequence ATGAATGGCGCCGGCCGCATAGGCCTGAGCAGCTACGCGTTCTTCTGGCAGCTCTCGGACCAAATCAGCCAGCCGCTCACCATTCATGACGCCCTCCGGAAGGCGGCGGACCTGGGTGTGGACCTGTTCCAGATCTGCGATTACGCGCCGCTGGAAGACATGAACGACGACGAGCTGGTCGCCGTCCGTACGACGGCCGACGGGCTGGGCATCACCCTGGAAGTGGGGACGAAGGGTATCCGTCCGGAGCACCTGGAGAAGTTCTTGCACATCGCCCAGGTGCTGGGCTCGGACCTGCTGCGGACCATGTTCAACGTCCCCGGCCACACCCCGGACACCGAGGAAGCCGTCAAGATCTTCACAGACGTCCTGCCGGAATTCCAGGCAGCCGGGGTGAGGATCGCCGTCGAGACCTACGAACAGGTCCCCACGGAACGAATCCTGGACGTCGTCCGCCACGTCAACAGCCCCTACCTCGGAATCTGCAGCGACCCCGCCAACACCGTGGCTGCGCTGGAGATGCCGCGGCAGGTGATTGACGCCGTCGGGCCTTATGTCCTGAACATGCACATCAAAGACTTTGCGTTCAGCCGCAAGCAGGGATGGGTCGGGTTCACGTACTCGGGCGCACCCCTCGGCGAGGGCCTTCTCGACTACGACTACATGGTCGAAAAGATCCAGCCCAAAGAAAGAAACATCAACCAAATCGTCGAACACTGGCTGCCGTGGCAGGACACCGAAGCGGAGACCATCCGCCTCGAGAACCAGTGGACCCAACAAAGCCTCGATTTCCTAAGGAGCAAGTGA
- a CDS encoding triose-phosphate isomerase family protein, whose translation MSLPAKTASAASRQPRAVIGVSLKMYFGYQRSVDYCRDIATIAFKHPAVVSGDIELFVLPTLPALPEAARILGAAGVGTGAQDIFWEDEGAYTGEVGGTTVAELGGRYVEVGHAERRRIFGEDERIIGLKTAATYRNGLIPVLCVGELIAGSPEEAIAQCTAEIDAALNRARTLGPTSRTIVAYEPQWAIGAPEPATPGYISAVVRGLDEHLRSLPGQEDSRVIYGGSAGPGLITELDTAVAGLFLGRFAHDPAALKTILDETAARLAVKAVAA comes from the coding sequence GTGTCACTTCCTGCTAAGACCGCCAGCGCGGCTTCCCGGCAACCACGTGCAGTGATCGGCGTGAGCCTGAAGATGTACTTCGGCTACCAGCGCTCCGTGGACTACTGCCGCGACATCGCCACCATCGCTTTCAAGCACCCGGCAGTGGTGAGCGGCGACATCGAGTTGTTCGTGCTGCCCACTCTCCCGGCCTTGCCCGAAGCAGCCCGGATCCTGGGCGCGGCCGGCGTTGGTACCGGAGCGCAGGACATCTTCTGGGAAGACGAAGGCGCGTACACCGGCGAGGTAGGCGGCACGACCGTCGCCGAACTCGGCGGACGGTACGTCGAGGTTGGGCACGCCGAGCGCCGCAGGATCTTCGGCGAAGACGAACGGATCATCGGGCTCAAGACCGCTGCCACTTACCGCAATGGACTTATCCCGGTGCTGTGCGTTGGCGAACTGATCGCCGGCTCCCCCGAGGAAGCCATCGCCCAGTGCACGGCCGAAATCGACGCCGCCCTCAACCGCGCCAGAACGCTCGGTCCCACCAGCCGGACCATCGTGGCCTACGAGCCGCAATGGGCCATCGGCGCCCCGGAACCCGCAACACCCGGCTACATCAGCGCCGTGGTCCGCGGACTGGATGAGCACCTGCGTTCCTTGCCCGGCCAAGAGGACAGCCGCGTCATCTACGGCGGCAGCGCCGGACCGGGCCTCATCACGGAACTGGATACCGCCGTCGCAGGCCTGTTCCTGGGCCGCTTCGCGCATGACCCCGCAGCGCTGAAGACCATCCTGGACGAGACCGCCGCGCGCTTGGCCGTGAAAGCGGTGGCAGCATGA
- a CDS encoding ribose-5-phosphate isomerase: MSTKLRLVIGSDDAGFEYKEALKADLEANGLVESVTDVGVDATSHTPYPSVAIAAAELIAAGKADRALLVCGTGLGVAIAANKVPGIRAVTAHDSFSVERSVLSNNAQVLTFGQRVVGLELARRLAKEWLTYTFDETSASAEKVTLIKDYEGVTSC, from the coding sequence ATGAGCACCAAACTGCGCCTGGTCATAGGATCGGACGACGCCGGATTCGAGTACAAGGAAGCCCTCAAGGCCGACTTGGAAGCGAACGGCCTCGTTGAGTCCGTCACCGACGTCGGAGTGGACGCCACGAGCCACACTCCGTACCCGTCCGTAGCCATCGCCGCTGCTGAACTGATCGCCGCCGGTAAGGCCGACCGGGCACTCCTGGTCTGCGGCACCGGCCTGGGCGTCGCGATCGCCGCCAACAAGGTCCCCGGCATCCGCGCCGTCACCGCCCACGATTCCTTCTCCGTGGAGCGCTCGGTCCTGAGCAACAACGCCCAGGTCCTCACGTTCGGCCAGCGCGTGGTCGGGCTGGAACTCGCCCGCCGTTTGGCCAAGGAATGGCTCACTTACACCTTCGACGAAACCTCTGCCTCGGCCGAGAAAGTCACACTGATTAAGGACTACGAGGGTGTCACTTCCTGCTAA